ataaataaaaaatatatactctCGATATTATTATTGCATTAACACGTTTTAGGAACAAAATAGTATATGTCTTTTCTAACATTATTTTATTCGATAACTTTTTTTATCTTAACTTTAattgaaaactaattttaaatcatGCAAAATCATGTAATTCCTTTAATAGGTGAGAGTATAAGAagtcttaattgattttttatttatttattaaattggaaatatactttttccaaaatttttaatgacGGTTGCCAGAGATGTCCATTCCAacatttctaaataaataaagcacAATTATAACGGTAAAACCATCATTTTTGTCAATTAAATgatagaaaacataaatataaactCGAACCCCTGCGCAGTGTTTGGGGTGAAAACAGAAACCTTTCCCAGTTTCCCGAGGAAGAATCCAAACTTACGAAGAAGCCATGATCAGCGTGCTCGCTCAGGTTCATCGTCGATCTCTTTTCTTTCGGAGGAAAACCAGTTGATTCATTTATATAAATCTACATTGCTCTGTGATGTGACCTTGTGGCGTGTTGGTGTGGATGCAGGAGCGCCTTCTTGGTGCAGCATTGGGAAGCATATTCACAGGAGTCATTGTTTTCGAGCAGCGCAAATGCATTTACAAATCCATTGCTGACACTCAATCTCAATTGGATCCTCAATCGCTGGTATTCTTCAAACCCTAGAAATTAGAACATaagacttttttatttattgtattagGGTTTCTACCTTAAAATTAGAAAACGATTGTGTTCATTTTATCTGGGCTGCAACTGTTTATATTGGATGCGTTCTGCGGCACTTGATGGGAAGTGCGGGGAGAGGATTGGTGTTGGCAGGTCAAATAAGAAGAGGGAATTTTGCTATTTGGTTCAAAGTTCTTTCTTTTATCTATTCACGAATTTATTGCGGTTAAATACATGTTTAAGATTTCAAAACTTTGTTTTGAAGATGAATTTCCGATCTATAGTAGGATCAA
The sequence above is drawn from the Vitis riparia cultivar Riparia Gloire de Montpellier isolate 1030 chromosome 6, EGFV_Vit.rip_1.0, whole genome shotgun sequence genome and encodes:
- the LOC117915813 gene encoding uncharacterized protein LOC117915813 is translated as MISVLAQERLLGAALGSIFTGVIVFEQRKCIYKSIADTQSQLDPQSLKTEPIFGKKSRLEFAHLWNKTVDKTLGPVIAALSSRGW